The following are from one region of the Syngnathus acus chromosome 10, fSynAcu1.2, whole genome shotgun sequence genome:
- the LOC119129190 gene encoding uncharacterized protein LOC119129190 — MKLVTILLLLCVHTADLTPPECKGAKDQVVFCATGNSLKIPSPAAGYTWQFGTPDGVLPSELTPDDTTKDLKGSLEAKHTGVYLAVKTTELTDKFTIIVDAVECTKDVQCQVGTGSSIKLNSNIDGAKWEFESLALPTSGEPPKFTDQKKALGLFDVKAAQSGTYKAEPTGGGTAVEFPVVVSDKTRVSTATVKKGVGCVATLECEVTGDAQKIKWTKDGTDLTLEGKTLTVDTGDAGTGTYACKVLGYHGGAPVTSATFRYTYAGE, encoded by the exons ATGAAGCTCGTGACAATCCTCTTGCTCTTGTGCGTCCACACGGCAG ATCTGACGCCACCTGAATGCAAAGGCGCGAAGGATCAGGTGGTGTTCTGCGCAACTGGCAACAGCCTCAAAATACCCAGCCCCGCTGCTGGCTACACGTGGCAATTTGGAACACCCGACGGAGTGCTCCCAAGTGAACTGACCCCAGACGACACAACAAAGGACTTGAAGGGCAGCCTGGAAGCAAAGCACACTGGCGTGTACTTGGCCGTCAAAACTACTGAACTTACGGACAAGTTCACCATCATTGTGGATGCGG TCGAGTGCACCAAAGACGTGCAGTGCCAGGTCGGGACGGGTAGCTCCATCAAATTGAACTCCAACATTGACGGAGCCAAATGGGAGTTTGAGAGCTTGGCGCTCCCTACCTCTGGTGAACCGCCCAAGTTCACCGACCAGAAGAAAGCGTTGGGCCTCTTCGACGTGAAAGCAGCTCAGAGCGGGACGTACAAGGCCGAGCCGACCGGAGGAGGGACCGCTGTTGAGTTTCCAGTCGTCGTCAGCGACAAAA CTCGCGTCTCCACTGCCACAGTCAAGAAGGGAGTGGGCTGCGTTGCGACCTTAGAGTGCGAGGTCACCGGGGATGCCCAAAAGATCAAATGGACCAAGGACGGAACTGACCTGACTCTTGAAGGGAAAACGTTGACCGTCGACACGGGGGATGCTGGCACCGGTACCTACGCCTGCAAGGTCCTGGGCTACCACGGTGGTGCTCCGGTGACTAGCGCCACCTTTCGCTACACCTACGCAGGTGAGTAA
- the si:ch211-212k18.7 gene encoding lysosome-associated membrane glycoprotein 3 isoform X3, with product MKSALIILSCCIVSALSLARHGKPPATMAPAQGFSPKPDPTPTGKLTTPAANGTTGSVSTATSATTAPAPITNTTSPAPITNTTSPAPITNTTSPAPITNTTSPAPITKMTTAPPTMTPPKPNPPADLIAGDYRLMKGKIVCLMAHVALQLRLETPKASGTFVVQPNKTRAVGECQENRANLTLVFEEGFITFMFNKSSAENIAYVDTLLFNLTYPLSNASGHYAAANMSLRAFPAKIGHSYACRSDSVYMGNGLYLDVKDDRMQAFDLTPSGEFGVTDHCAADQPDYSVAIGVGVTLLVLILVVVVVYLLGRKRRTDGYQPL from the exons ATGAAAAGTGCACTTATCATTCTTTCTTGCTGTATCGTTTCag CACTGTCTCTTGCGCGACATGGAAAGCCCCCAGCGACCATGGCTCCCGCTCAAGGATTTTCTCCAAAACCTGACCCTACCCCAACGGGCAAGCTGACTACACCGGCCGCCAACGGCACAACCGGCTCTGTTTCCACGGCAACCAGCGCAACAACCGCT CCCGCACCCATCACCAATACGACCTCACCCGCACCCATCACCAATACGACCTCACCCGCACCCATCACTAACACGACCTCACCCGCACCCATCACCAATACGACCTCACCCGCACCCATCACAAAAATGACCACCGCGCCTCCCACCATGACTCCACCCAAGCCCAACCCGCCTGCCGACTTGATTGCGGGAGACTACCGGCTGATGAAGGGCAAAATCGTTTGCCTGATGGCCCATGTGGCCCTGCAGCTCCGACTCGAGACACCaaag GCCAGCGGGACGTTCGTCGTGCAGCCCAATAAGACCCGAGCCGTTGGAGAGTGTCAGGAGAACCGGGCCAACCTCACGCTGGTCTTCGAGGAGGGTTTCATCACCTTCATGTTCAACAAG AGCTCCGCCGAAAACATCGCCTACGTCGACACTTTGCTGTTCAACCTCACCTACCCCTTGAGCAACG CCAGCGGACATTATGCCGCCGCCAACATGTCATTGCGCGCCTTCCCCGCCAAGATTGGCCACTCGTACGCGTGCAGGAGCGACTCTGTCTACATGGGAAACGGTTTATATCTGGACGTCAAGGATGACCGCATGCAGGCCTTCGATCTGACCCCGAGCGGCGAATTTGGCGTCA CCGACCACTGTGCGGCCGACCAGCCCGATTATAGCGTGGCCATCGGGGTGGGCGTGACGCTGCTGGTGCTGAtcttggtggtggtggtggtctaTCTGCTGGGCCGCAAGAGGAGGACGGACGGCTACCAGCCACTGTGA
- the si:ch211-212k18.7 gene encoding lysosome-associated membrane glycoprotein 3 isoform X2 encodes MKSALIILSCCIVSALSLARHGKPPATMAPAQGFSPKPDPTPTGKLTTPAANGTTGSVSTATSATTAPAPITNTTSPAPITNTTSPAPITNTTSPAPITNTTSPAPITNTTSPAPITKMTTAPPTMTPPKPNPPADLIAGDYRLMKGKIVCLMAHVALQLRLETPKASGTFVVQPNKTRAVGECQENRANLTLVFEEGFITFMFNKSSAENIAYVDTLLFNLTYPLSNASGHYAAANMSLRAFPAKIGHSYACRSDSVYMGNGLYLDVKDDRMQAFDLTPSGEFGVTDHCAADQPDYSVAIGVGVTLLVLILVVVVVYLLGRKRRTDGYQPL; translated from the exons ATGAAAAGTGCACTTATCATTCTTTCTTGCTGTATCGTTTCag CACTGTCTCTTGCGCGACATGGAAAGCCCCCAGCGACCATGGCTCCCGCTCAAGGATTTTCTCCAAAACCTGACCCTACCCCAACGGGCAAGCTGACTACACCGGCCGCCAACGGCACAACCGGCTCTGTTTCCACGGCAACCAGCGCAACAACCGCT CCCGCACCCATCACTAACACGACCTCACCCGCACCCATCACCAATACGACCTCACCCGCACCCATCACCAATACGACCTCACCCGCACCCATCACTAACACGACCTCACCCGCACCCATCACCAATACGACCTCACCCGCACCCATCACAAAAATGACCACCGCGCCTCCCACCATGACTCCACCCAAGCCCAACCCGCCTGCCGACTTGATTGCGGGAGACTACCGGCTGATGAAGGGCAAAATCGTTTGCCTGATGGCCCATGTGGCCCTGCAGCTCCGACTCGAGACACCaaag GCCAGCGGGACGTTCGTCGTGCAGCCCAATAAGACCCGAGCCGTTGGAGAGTGTCAGGAGAACCGGGCCAACCTCACGCTGGTCTTCGAGGAGGGTTTCATCACCTTCATGTTCAACAAG AGCTCCGCCGAAAACATCGCCTACGTCGACACTTTGCTGTTCAACCTCACCTACCCCTTGAGCAACG CCAGCGGACATTATGCCGCCGCCAACATGTCATTGCGCGCCTTCCCCGCCAAGATTGGCCACTCGTACGCGTGCAGGAGCGACTCTGTCTACATGGGAAACGGTTTATATCTGGACGTCAAGGATGACCGCATGCAGGCCTTCGATCTGACCCCGAGCGGCGAATTTGGCGTCA CCGACCACTGTGCGGCCGACCAGCCCGATTATAGCGTGGCCATCGGGGTGGGCGTGACGCTGCTGGTGCTGAtcttggtggtggtggtggtctaTCTGCTGGGCCGCAAGAGGAGGACGGACGGCTACCAGCCACTGTGA
- the si:ch211-212k18.7 gene encoding lysosome-associated membrane glycoprotein 3 isoform X1 codes for MKSALIILSCCIVSALSLARHGKPPATMAPAQGFSPKPDPTPTGKLTTPAANGTTGSVSTATSATTAPVTNTTSPAPIAKTTSPAPITNTTSPAPITNTTSPAPITNTTSPAPITNTTSPAPITNTTSPAPITKMTTAPPTMTPPKPNPPADLIAGDYRLMKGKIVCLMAHVALQLRLETPKASGTFVVQPNKTRAVGECQENRANLTLVFEEGFITFMFNKSSAENIAYVDTLLFNLTYPLSNASGHYAAANMSLRAFPAKIGHSYACRSDSVYMGNGLYLDVKDDRMQAFDLTPSGEFGVTDHCAADQPDYSVAIGVGVTLLVLILVVVVVYLLGRKRRTDGYQPL; via the exons ATGAAAAGTGCACTTATCATTCTTTCTTGCTGTATCGTTTCag CACTGTCTCTTGCGCGACATGGAAAGCCCCCAGCGACCATGGCTCCCGCTCAAGGATTTTCTCCAAAACCTGACCCTACCCCAACGGGCAAGCTGACTACACCGGCCGCCAACGGCACAACCGGCTCTGTTTCCACGGCAACCAGCGCAACAACCGCTCCCGTCACTAACACGACCTCACCCGCACCCATCGCCAAGACGACCTCACCCGCACCCATCACTAACACGACCTCACCCGCACCCATCACCAATACGACCTCACCCGCACCCATCACCAATACGACCTCACCCGCACCCATCACTAACACGACCTCACCCGCACCCATCACCAATACGACCTCACCCGCACCCATCACAAAAATGACCACCGCGCCTCCCACCATGACTCCACCCAAGCCCAACCCGCCTGCCGACTTGATTGCGGGAGACTACCGGCTGATGAAGGGCAAAATCGTTTGCCTGATGGCCCATGTGGCCCTGCAGCTCCGACTCGAGACACCaaag GCCAGCGGGACGTTCGTCGTGCAGCCCAATAAGACCCGAGCCGTTGGAGAGTGTCAGGAGAACCGGGCCAACCTCACGCTGGTCTTCGAGGAGGGTTTCATCACCTTCATGTTCAACAAG AGCTCCGCCGAAAACATCGCCTACGTCGACACTTTGCTGTTCAACCTCACCTACCCCTTGAGCAACG CCAGCGGACATTATGCCGCCGCCAACATGTCATTGCGCGCCTTCCCCGCCAAGATTGGCCACTCGTACGCGTGCAGGAGCGACTCTGTCTACATGGGAAACGGTTTATATCTGGACGTCAAGGATGACCGCATGCAGGCCTTCGATCTGACCCCGAGCGGCGAATTTGGCGTCA CCGACCACTGTGCGGCCGACCAGCCCGATTATAGCGTGGCCATCGGGGTGGGCGTGACGCTGCTGGTGCTGAtcttggtggtggtggtggtctaTCTGCTGGGCCGCAAGAGGAGGACGGACGGCTACCAGCCACTGTGA
- the men1 gene encoding menin, with product MGLHSSQKKHFPLRGIDGVVQLFDAELRKSEPDLALLSLVLGFVEHFLAVNRVVPVNVPGVRFEPLEPECLNSCFPTVELGMISALYERFTAQIRGAVDLSQYRRTAGGSSRELVKKVSDVIWNSLSRSYFKDRAHIQSLFSLITGTKLDSSGVAFAVVAACQVLALKDVHLALSEDHAWVIFGKSGEETAEVTWHGKGNEDRRGQTVAAGVNEKSWLYLKGSYMKCDRNMEVAFMVCAINPSLDLHTDSSELLQLQQKLLWLLYERGDLDRYPMAMGTLADLEDQDPMPGKESPLEIHLKAVGSAQKYYNNEHIYPYMYLAGFHYRHRNVRDALRAWADAAQVMQDFNYFREDEEIYKEFFDIANDVIPTLLKETAAESPSDGADAGEAEQPKQQQAAAFSALQDPECFAHLLCFYDGICKWEEGSPTPVLHVGWATYLVQSLSRFDAQVRQKVSIIIKEPECQDEDDASSEDPWEGRRRVPRRESKLEEQNSPLPAAPTSPASQGAASAPKKAAEGGARRRSEGKPRSPDAAALSPQPHHPPAPVVAFQSEKMKGMKELLRAAKVNSSAIKLQLTAQSQVQMKRQKSTPPGDYSLSFMKRQRKSL from the exons ATGGGTTTGCACTCATCCCAGAAGAAGCATTTCCCCCTGCGGGGGATTGACGGCGTCGTTCAGCTTTTCGACGCTGAGCTCCGCAAGTCCGAGCCGGACCTGGCCCTCCTCTCTCTGGTCCTGGGCTTCGTCGAGCACTTCCTGGCCGTGAACCGCGTGGTGCCCGTCAACGTTCCCGGCGTGCGTTTCGAGCCGCTGGAGCCCGAGTGCCTCAACTCGTGTTTCCCTACCGTGGAGCTCGGCATGATCTCGGCGCTGTACGAGCGCTTCACGGCGCAGATCCGCGGGGCCGTGGACCTGTCCCAGTACAGGAGGACTGCGGGCGGGTCCAGTCGAGAGCTGGTGAAGAAGGTGTCCGACGTGATTTGGAACAGCCTCAGTCGCTCGTACTTCAAAGACCGCGCCCACATCCAGTCTCTCTTCAGCCTCATCACCG GGACCAAACTGGACAGCTCGGGGGTGGCCTTTGCGGTGGTGGCGGCCTGCCAGGTCCTGGCCCTGAAGGACGTACACCTGGCCTTGTCCGAGGACCACGCCTGGGTCATCTTCGGCAAGAGCGGCGAAGAGACGGCCGAGGTCACGTGGCACGGCAAGGGCAACGAAGATCGGCGAGGGCAGACGGTCGCGGCGGGTGTCAACGAGAAG AGTTGGCTCTACTTGAAGGGCTCCTACATGAAGTGTGACCGCAACATGGAGGTGGCTTTCATGGTGTGCGCCATCAACCCTTCACTGGACCTGCACACCGACAGCTCAGAGCTGCTGCAGCTTCAGCAG AAACTACTGTGGCTCCTCTATGAACGAGGGGACCTGGACAG GTATCCTATGGCAATGGGGACTCTGGCGGACTTGGAAGACCAGGATCCGATGCCGGGCAAGGAGAGCCCACTGGAAATCCACCTCAAG GCCGTGGGTTCGGCCCAGAAGTATTACAACAACGAGCACATCTACCCCTACATGTACTTGGCCGGCTTCCACTACAGGCACAGGAACGTGCGGGACGCGCTGAGGGCCTGGGCCGACGCCGCCCAGGTCATGCAGGA CTTCAACTACTTCCGCGAGGATGAGGAGATCTACAAGGAGTTCTTTGACATCGCCAACGACGTCATTCCCACTCTGCTCAAGGAGACGGCCGCCGAGAGTCCCTCGGACGGCGCCGACGCGGGAGAAGCG GAGCAACcgaagcagcagcaggccgCGGCTTTCTCGGCACTGCAGGACCCGGAATGCTTCGCCCACCTGCTATGCTTCTACGACGGCATCTGCAAGTGGGAGGAGGGCAGCCCCACGCCGGTGCTGCACGTGGGCTGGGCTACCTACCTGGTCCAGTCCCTCAGCCGCTTCGACGCGCAG GTGCGCCAAAAAGTGTCCATCATCATCAAGGAGCCCGAGTGCCAGGACGAGGACGATGCGTCCAGCGAGGACCCGTGGGAGGGGCGCAGGCGAGTCCCCCGCAGGGAGTCCAAGCTGGAGGAGCAGaactcccccctccccgccgcccccacctccccggccTCCCAGGGGGCGGCCTCCGCGCCCAAGAAAGCGGCAGAGGGCGGCGCCCGCCGCCGCTCGGAGGGGAAGCCGAGGTCGCCCGATGCGGCGGCGCTCTCCCCTCAACCGCACCACCCGCCCGCCCCCGTGGTGGCCTTCCAGAGCGAGAAGATGAAGGGCATGAAGGAGCTGCTGCGTGCCGCCAAGGTCAACTCCAGCGCCATCAAGCTGCAGCTCACCGCCCAGTCTCAGGTCCAGATGAAAAGGCAGAAGAGCACGCCGCCGGGCGATTACTCCTTGTCCTTCATGAAAAGGCAGCGCAAGTCGCTGTAG
- the map4k2 gene encoding mitogen-activated protein kinase kinase kinase kinase 2 isoform X1 codes for MERIGVSFLDPLDDYELVHRIGCGTYGDVFKARNIRTSELAAIKIVKLDPCDDITSIQQEITMMRECKHKNIVAYFGSYHRNTKLWICMEYCGGGSLQDIYHVTGPLKEKQIAYVCRETLQGLYHLHETGKMHRDIKGANILLTERGDVKLADFGVAAEISASVAKRKSFIGTPYWMAPEVAAVEKKGGYNHLCDIWAVGITAIELAELQPPMFDLHPMRALMLMSKSSFQPPKLKEKTKWSPGFQSFVKMALIKNPRKRPSAETLLQHPFVTQLLTRKLVMELLDTANNPELHASHNMDDNELEIGLQAPDKIRSAGKHLPVERTVSEEQFGQVTFGPPLRKVTEPYPDLSSYDDDWSLSGDEDDSPSLLECVEQALQLRSLTIKRAPSTDGGRKSGLFSPTTASLPAFCSLSVNAGDKDVTERPSCTLGPDASTAPDSTAVLARCSATQDIRQRCSDPCLPAGGAVTTERRKSSAEKETPLSPEWSTLRKKTEEARADFHGLPPTPQVHMGACFSKVFNGCPLKIHCAVTWIFPRTRDQYLILGAEEGIYTLNLNELHEDTLEKLFPQRCTWLYVMNNVLMSVSGKSSQLYSHSLSALFEQKGHLSKKHGSLSLGTSRFADKIGTRKFALSVKIPDTKGCRRCSVARNPYTDSTFLCGAVPSGLVLLLWYEPLQKFMHLKHLATKLPDRLAIFELLVLVTDEFPQLCVGVRDCADGNLKFDIVELNGTPISEPENGAVKAVQVTQLDRDSVLIAFEKSVKIVNLQGLPSKELAAEMVFDFPIETLVCLQDSVLAFWKHGLKGRSFHSNEVTQEITDESRVFRVLGTNRDIILQSTPTDEPSALSNVYILTGHESSY; via the exons ATGGAGCGAATCGGGGTGTCATTCCTCGACCCGCTGGACGACTACGAGCTCGTCCACCGGATCGGGTGCGGCACCTACGGGGACGTTTTCAAG GCTCGCAACATCCGCACATCGGAACTGGCCGCCATCAAGATCGTCAAGCTGGACCCAT GTGATGACATCACGTCCATCCAGCAGGAAATCACCATGATGAGGGAATGCAAGCACAAGAACATCGTGGCCTACTTTGGCAGCTACCACAG GAACACCAAACTGTGGATCTGCATGGAATACTGTGGGGGAGGCTCTCTTCAGGACATCTACCACG TGACAGGCCCATTAAAGGAGAAACAGATTGCGTATGTGTGCAGAGAAACCCTCCAG GGTTTGTACCACTTGCATGAAACCGGCAAAATGCATCGAGACATCAAG GGCGCCAACATTCTTTTGACAGAGCGAGGAGATGTCAAACTGG CGGATTTTGGGGTGGCAGCAGAGATCAGTGCCTCTGTGGCCAAAAGGAAGTCGTTCATCGGGACGCCCTACTG gATGGCTCCAGAGGTGGCGGCAGTGGAGAAGAAGGGCGGCTACAACCACCTGTGCGACATCTGGGCCGTGGGTATCACCGCCATCGAACTGGCCGAGCTCCAGCCCCCCATGTTCGACCTCCACCCGATGAG AGCTTTGATGCTGATGTCCAAGAGCAGCTTCCAACCACCAAAACTGAAGGAAAAAACCAAATG GTCTCCGGGTTTCCAAAGCTTCGTCAAGATGGCGCTCATCAAAAATCCTCGGAAAAGGCCGTCCGCTGAGACACTACTACAG CATCCGTTCGTGACACAATTGCTGACCCGCAAGCTGGTCATGGAGCTGCTGGACACTGCCAACAACCCCGAGCTGCACGCCTCGCACAACATGGACGACAACGAGCTGGAG ATTGGTCTCCAAGCTCCGGACAAGATCCGGTCGGCAGGGAAACACCTACCGGTCGAGAGAACCGTGTCTGAAGAACAAT TTGGCCAAGTGACGTTTGGGCCACCGCTGAGGAAAGTCACGGAACCTTATCCTGATCTG AGCTCGTACGACGACGACTGGAGCTTGTCTGGGGATGAAGACGACTCACC GAGCCTGCTGGAATGTGTGGAGCAAGCTTTGCAGCTGAG gagTTTAACCATAAAGAGGGCGCCATCTACTGAT ggaggaaggaagagcGGTCTATTCAGTCCCACGACCGCCTCCCTGCCCGCATTTTGCTCTTTAAGCGTCAACGCCGGGGACAAAGACGTGACGGAGAGGCCGAGCTGTACGCTGGGCCCGGACGCTTCCACTGCGCCCGACTCGACCG CCGTCTTGGCCCGGTGCTCGGCCACACAGGACATCAGGCAGCGCTGCAGTGACCCGTGTCTGCCAGCGGGGGGCGCTGTGACGACAGAGAGGAGGAAATCCAGCGCTGAAAAAGAGACTCCCCTCTCACCTGAATGGAGCACACTCAGGAAAAAGACGGAGGAAGCT AGGGCAGATTTTCATGGACTTCCTCCCACCCCTCAAGTGCAT ATGGGGGCTTGCTTTTCCAAAGTCTTCAACGGCTGCCCTCTCAAAATCCACTGTGCCGTCACCTGGATTTTTCCCAGGACGAGAG ACCAGTATCTGATTCTCGGGGCAGAGGAGGGAATCTACACACTCAACCTGAATGAACTTCATGAAGATACACTTGAGAAG CTGTTCCCCCAGCGATGCACATGGCTGTACGTGATGAACAATGTGCTGATGTCCGTGTCAG GAAAATCGTCCCAGCTTTATTCCCACAGTCTGAGCGCCCTGTTTGAGCAGAAGGGACATTTGTCGAAAAAACACGGCAGTCTGTCGCTCGGCACCAGCCGTTTCGCCGACAAGATCGGCACTCG AAAGTTTGCCTTATCTGTGAAGATCCCCGACACAAAAGGATGCAGGAGGTGCAGTGTCG CTCGAAACCCGTACACGGACAGTACTTTTTTATGCGGAGCCGTTCCGTCCGGCCTCGTTCTGCTCTTGTGGTACGAGCCTCTCCAAAAGTTCATGCACCTCAAG CACCTCGCAACGAAGCTCCCCGACCGCCTGGCTATATTtgagctgctggtgttggtcacCGACGAATTCCCCCAGTTGTGCGTGGGGGTGAGGGACTGCGCCGACGGCAACCTCAAGTTTGATATCGTCGAGCTGAACGGCACGCCCATTTCAGAGCCCG AAAACGGGGCCGTCAAGGCCGTACAGGTCACCCAGTTGGACCGAGACAGCGTTCTCATCGCATTTGAAA AAAGCGTCAAGATTGTAAACCTACAGGGCCTTCCATCCAAGGAGCTCGCTGCTGAAATGGTGTTTGACTTCCCCATTGAAACTctcg TTTGCTTGCAGGACAGTGTGCTGGCTTTTTGGAAGCACGGCCTGAAAGGAAGGAGCTTTCACTCAAACGAG GTAACACAAGAAATTACAGACGAGAGTCGAGTATTTCGAGTTTTGGGAACAAACAG AGACATCATCCTTCAGAGCACACCGACCGACGAGCCCTCAGCGCTGAGTAACGTCTACATTTTGACAGGCCATGAAAGCAGTTATTGA
- the map4k2 gene encoding mitogen-activated protein kinase kinase kinase kinase 2 isoform X2 — MERIGVSFLDPLDDYELVHRIGCGTYGDVFKARNIRTSELAAIKIVKLDPCDDITSIQQEITMMRECKHKNIVAYFGSYHRNTKLWICMEYCGGGSLQDIYHVTGPLKEKQIAYVCRETLQGLYHLHETGKMHRDIKGANILLTERGDVKLADFGVAAEISASVAKRKSFIGTPYWMAPEVAAVEKKGGYNHLCDIWAVGITAIELAELQPPMFDLHPMRALMLMSKSSFQPPKLKEKTKWSPGFQSFVKMALIKNPRKRPSAETLLQHPFVTQLLTRKLVMELLDTANNPELHASHNMDDNELEIGLQAPDKIRSAGKHLPVERTVSEEQFGQVTFGPPLRKVTEPYPDLSSYDDDWSLSGDEDDSPSLTIKRAPSTDGGRKSGLFSPTTASLPAFCSLSVNAGDKDVTERPSCTLGPDASTAPDSTAVLARCSATQDIRQRCSDPCLPAGGAVTTERRKSSAEKETPLSPEWSTLRKKTEEARADFHGLPPTPQVHMGACFSKVFNGCPLKIHCAVTWIFPRTRDQYLILGAEEGIYTLNLNELHEDTLEKLFPQRCTWLYVMNNVLMSVSGKSSQLYSHSLSALFEQKGHLSKKHGSLSLGTSRFADKIGTRKFALSVKIPDTKGCRRCSVARNPYTDSTFLCGAVPSGLVLLLWYEPLQKFMHLKHLATKLPDRLAIFELLVLVTDEFPQLCVGVRDCADGNLKFDIVELNGTPISEPENGAVKAVQVTQLDRDSVLIAFEKSVKIVNLQGLPSKELAAEMVFDFPIETLVCLQDSVLAFWKHGLKGRSFHSNEVTQEITDESRVFRVLGTNRDIILQSTPTDEPSALSNVYILTGHESSY; from the exons ATGGAGCGAATCGGGGTGTCATTCCTCGACCCGCTGGACGACTACGAGCTCGTCCACCGGATCGGGTGCGGCACCTACGGGGACGTTTTCAAG GCTCGCAACATCCGCACATCGGAACTGGCCGCCATCAAGATCGTCAAGCTGGACCCAT GTGATGACATCACGTCCATCCAGCAGGAAATCACCATGATGAGGGAATGCAAGCACAAGAACATCGTGGCCTACTTTGGCAGCTACCACAG GAACACCAAACTGTGGATCTGCATGGAATACTGTGGGGGAGGCTCTCTTCAGGACATCTACCACG TGACAGGCCCATTAAAGGAGAAACAGATTGCGTATGTGTGCAGAGAAACCCTCCAG GGTTTGTACCACTTGCATGAAACCGGCAAAATGCATCGAGACATCAAG GGCGCCAACATTCTTTTGACAGAGCGAGGAGATGTCAAACTGG CGGATTTTGGGGTGGCAGCAGAGATCAGTGCCTCTGTGGCCAAAAGGAAGTCGTTCATCGGGACGCCCTACTG gATGGCTCCAGAGGTGGCGGCAGTGGAGAAGAAGGGCGGCTACAACCACCTGTGCGACATCTGGGCCGTGGGTATCACCGCCATCGAACTGGCCGAGCTCCAGCCCCCCATGTTCGACCTCCACCCGATGAG AGCTTTGATGCTGATGTCCAAGAGCAGCTTCCAACCACCAAAACTGAAGGAAAAAACCAAATG GTCTCCGGGTTTCCAAAGCTTCGTCAAGATGGCGCTCATCAAAAATCCTCGGAAAAGGCCGTCCGCTGAGACACTACTACAG CATCCGTTCGTGACACAATTGCTGACCCGCAAGCTGGTCATGGAGCTGCTGGACACTGCCAACAACCCCGAGCTGCACGCCTCGCACAACATGGACGACAACGAGCTGGAG ATTGGTCTCCAAGCTCCGGACAAGATCCGGTCGGCAGGGAAACACCTACCGGTCGAGAGAACCGTGTCTGAAGAACAAT TTGGCCAAGTGACGTTTGGGCCACCGCTGAGGAAAGTCACGGAACCTTATCCTGATCTG AGCTCGTACGACGACGACTGGAGCTTGTCTGGGGATGAAGACGACTCACC gagTTTAACCATAAAGAGGGCGCCATCTACTGAT ggaggaaggaagagcGGTCTATTCAGTCCCACGACCGCCTCCCTGCCCGCATTTTGCTCTTTAAGCGTCAACGCCGGGGACAAAGACGTGACGGAGAGGCCGAGCTGTACGCTGGGCCCGGACGCTTCCACTGCGCCCGACTCGACCG CCGTCTTGGCCCGGTGCTCGGCCACACAGGACATCAGGCAGCGCTGCAGTGACCCGTGTCTGCCAGCGGGGGGCGCTGTGACGACAGAGAGGAGGAAATCCAGCGCTGAAAAAGAGACTCCCCTCTCACCTGAATGGAGCACACTCAGGAAAAAGACGGAGGAAGCT AGGGCAGATTTTCATGGACTTCCTCCCACCCCTCAAGTGCAT ATGGGGGCTTGCTTTTCCAAAGTCTTCAACGGCTGCCCTCTCAAAATCCACTGTGCCGTCACCTGGATTTTTCCCAGGACGAGAG ACCAGTATCTGATTCTCGGGGCAGAGGAGGGAATCTACACACTCAACCTGAATGAACTTCATGAAGATACACTTGAGAAG CTGTTCCCCCAGCGATGCACATGGCTGTACGTGATGAACAATGTGCTGATGTCCGTGTCAG GAAAATCGTCCCAGCTTTATTCCCACAGTCTGAGCGCCCTGTTTGAGCAGAAGGGACATTTGTCGAAAAAACACGGCAGTCTGTCGCTCGGCACCAGCCGTTTCGCCGACAAGATCGGCACTCG AAAGTTTGCCTTATCTGTGAAGATCCCCGACACAAAAGGATGCAGGAGGTGCAGTGTCG CTCGAAACCCGTACACGGACAGTACTTTTTTATGCGGAGCCGTTCCGTCCGGCCTCGTTCTGCTCTTGTGGTACGAGCCTCTCCAAAAGTTCATGCACCTCAAG CACCTCGCAACGAAGCTCCCCGACCGCCTGGCTATATTtgagctgctggtgttggtcacCGACGAATTCCCCCAGTTGTGCGTGGGGGTGAGGGACTGCGCCGACGGCAACCTCAAGTTTGATATCGTCGAGCTGAACGGCACGCCCATTTCAGAGCCCG AAAACGGGGCCGTCAAGGCCGTACAGGTCACCCAGTTGGACCGAGACAGCGTTCTCATCGCATTTGAAA AAAGCGTCAAGATTGTAAACCTACAGGGCCTTCCATCCAAGGAGCTCGCTGCTGAAATGGTGTTTGACTTCCCCATTGAAACTctcg TTTGCTTGCAGGACAGTGTGCTGGCTTTTTGGAAGCACGGCCTGAAAGGAAGGAGCTTTCACTCAAACGAG GTAACACAAGAAATTACAGACGAGAGTCGAGTATTTCGAGTTTTGGGAACAAACAG AGACATCATCCTTCAGAGCACACCGACCGACGAGCCCTCAGCGCTGAGTAACGTCTACATTTTGACAGGCCATGAAAGCAGTTATTGA